One window of the Panulirus ornatus isolate Po-2019 chromosome 12, ASM3632096v1, whole genome shotgun sequence genome contains the following:
- the LOC139751751 gene encoding uncharacterized protein: protein MGVRRSLYRWSRNHKVWAGAVVVCILYVYLLPGVLKAGSAGREGNQSQLVVKEMNTNDSERGRTVQSMIVSKDDNDGDGDGERALHSSVVDSNGSKHDRIHSVRYDKDKKDDNGKNNDKNGVAGNGRNKDNDVADGANHNAAAHNAAVKGEDHNAAAHNAAVKGEDHNAAAHNAAVKGEDHNAAVKGEDHNAAAHNAAVKGEDHNAAVHNADVKGEDHNAAAHNAAVKGEDHNAAAHNAAVKGEDHNAAAHNGRKENTKSKRDMEQNPEEFKRNNENLTGIIDDVAHNPDKKLSEGKEERNKNTEVVPDVAIKHNMNKTKDVDNVSLNKLKPDIKPGGQRDKEGETAADNVKPKVQGRNTEDGVEPVGVQPEVAGHTAAGWQPMFDGFYNRNETLFHKPVVKVLLLTYQRSGSSYTGELLTSGGGALYVFEPLFVWKKVLGPNGDANLRADAARLLGDLLDCRRKIIHAWQRKGLFFFRRKPEGTKYFCLEARLRLVKTIRARASFVRPWIQERPDIKVVHLVRDPRGIISSVKRGGGLWGHDHRNVEFQCSNIEEDLQLEALGQNRYLRVRYEDLVDHPHEETRRIFAFMGVDVSQGVLTYLQQHASLDQPPAKKQGYLNTYRDSNYRHDHWKSRMDIREVEHIQQVCRGVMERLGYTALPPT from the exons ATGGGCGTCAGGAGGAGCTTGTACCGCTGGTCCAGGAACCACAAGGTGTGGGCGGGGGCGGTCGTCGTCTGCATCTTGTACGTCTACCTCCTGCCCGGCGTCCTCAAGGCTGGGAGtgctg gaCGCGAAGGCAATCAGTCACAACTGGTCGTGAAAGAGATGAACACTAATGatagtgagagaggaaggactgTCCAAAGTATGATTGTGTCTAAAgacgataatgatggtgatggtgatggtgaacggGCGTTACACAGTAGTGTTGTTGATAGTAACGGCAGTAAACATGATAGGATTCATTCTGTCCGTTACGATAAAGATAAGAAGGATGATAAtgggaaaaataatgataaaaatggtgTCGCTGGGAATGGAAGAAATAAAGACAATGATGTAGCTGATGGTGCTAATCATAATGCTGCTGCTCACAATGCTGCTGTTAAGGGTGAGGATCATAATGCTGCTGCTCACAATGCTGCTGTTAAGGGTGAGGATCATAATGCTGCTGCTCACAATGCTGCTGTTAAGGGTGAGGATCACAATGCTGCTGTTAAGGGTGAGGATCATAATGCTGCTGCTCACAATGCTGCTGTTAAGGGTGAGGATCATAATGCTGCTGTTCACAATGCTGATGTTAAAGGTGAGGATCATAATGCTGCTGCTCACAATGCTGCTGTTAAAGGTGAGGATCATAATGCTGCTGCTCACAATGCTGCTGTTAAGGGTGAAGATCATAATGCTGCTGCTCACAATGGTAGAAAGGAAAACACCAAAAGCAAAAGAGATATGGAGCAAAATCCCGAAGAATTCAAGAGAAACAACGAAAATCTTACAGGGATAATTGATGATGTGGCGCATAACCCAGACAAGAAACTAAGTGAAggtaaagaagagagaaacaaGAACACGGAGGTCGTTCCAGATGTCGCAATAAAACACAACATGAATAAAACCAAAGACGTTGATAACGTGTCTTTAAACAAGCTAAAACCAGATATCAAACCAGGTGGTCAACGAGACAAAGAGGGTGAAACTGCAGCAGATAATGTTAAACCAAAGGTTCAGGGGAGGAACACTGAGGACGGCGTTGAACCTGTAGGTGTTCAACCCGAAGTCGCTGGCCATACGGCTGCAGGGTGGCAACCGATGTTCGATGGCTTCTACAACAGAAACGAGACGCTCTTCCACAAGCCTGTGGTCAAG GTACTGCTGTTGACGTACCAGCGTTCTGGGTCGTCCTACACAGGGGAGCTGCTGACCTCGGGGGGAGGAGCGCTGTACGTCTTCGAGCCTCTGTTCGTCTGGAAGAAAGTCCTCGGTCCTAACGGTGACGCCAATTTGCGGGCTGACGCCGCAAGGCTCCTGGGCGATCTCCTGGACTGCAGAcgtaag ATCATCCACGCTTGGCAGAGGAAGGGTTTATTCTTCTTCAGGAGGAAGCCAGAGGGCACGAAGTACTTCTGTCTCGAAGCCCGACTTCGACTCGTGAAGACGATCAGGGCCAGAGCAAGCTTCGTCCGGCCCTGGATCCAGGAGAGACCCGACATCAAG GTAGTTCACCTCGTCCGTGATCCGCGAGGCATCATCAGCTCGGTGAAGCGAGGCGGAGGGCTGTGGGGTCATGACCATCGCAACGTCGAGTTCCAGTGCAGCAACATTGAGGAGGACCTTCAGCTCGAAGCTCTGGGCCAGAACAG GTACTTGCGCGTTCGCTACGAGGACCTGGTGGATCATCCCCACGAGGAAACGAGACGCATCTTCGCCTTCATGGGTGTCGACGTGTCTCAGGGGGTCTTAACGTACCTCCAGCAGCATGCCAGCCTGGATCAACCACCCGCTAAGAAACAGGG GTACCTCAACACGTACCGGGACTCCAACTACCGGCATGACCACTGGAAGTCTCGCATGGACATCCGGGAGGTGGAGCACATACAGCAAGTATGCCGGGGTGTCATGGAACGGCTCGGATACACCGCGCTACCACCCacttga